In Pollutimonas sp. M17, a single genomic region encodes these proteins:
- the nth gene encoding endonuclease III has product MNAAKRTEIFQRLQAANPSPTTELEYASTFQLLIAVILSAQATDRSVNLATRKFFPEHGTPEGLLALGEARLADYIKTIGLYKTKARNVIMTCQMLIDRHQGQVPDDRAALEALPGVGRKTANVVLNTAFGHATIAVDTHIFRVANRTRIAPGKTVLEVERKLEKVIPKTFMLDAHHWLILHGRYICVARKPKCPRCGIADLCEYKDKTV; this is encoded by the coding sequence ATGAACGCCGCAAAACGCACCGAAATATTCCAGCGGCTGCAAGCCGCCAATCCCAGCCCCACCACGGAACTGGAATACGCCAGCACCTTCCAGTTGCTGATCGCCGTCATCCTGTCGGCGCAGGCCACCGACCGTTCGGTGAACCTGGCCACGCGCAAATTCTTTCCGGAACACGGCACGCCCGAAGGCCTGCTGGCCCTGGGCGAGGCCAGGCTGGCCGACTACATAAAAACCATAGGCCTGTACAAGACCAAGGCGCGCAACGTCATCATGACCTGCCAAATGCTGATCGACCGGCATCAGGGCCAGGTGCCCGATGATCGCGCGGCGCTGGAGGCCTTGCCGGGTGTGGGACGCAAGACCGCCAATGTCGTGTTGAACACGGCATTCGGCCATGCCACCATCGCCGTCGACACGCATATTTTCCGGGTCGCGAACCGAACGCGGATCGCACCGGGAAAGACCGTGCTCGAAGTCGAACGTAAGCTTGAAAAAGTCATCCCGAAGACATTCATGCTGGATGCGCATCATTGGCTGATACTCCACGGCCGCTATATATGCGTGGCGCGCAAGCCGAAATGCCCGCGCTGCGGGATTGCGGACCTGTGCGAATACAAGGACAAGACGGTTTAG
- a CDS encoding flavodoxin family protein, with protein sequence MVDSSRKKTLLLVWHSRTGAARQMAQAASRGARSVADELRADGPLDIVMKEACDTQAADMLDADGYLFCAPENLAALSGAMKEFFDRNYYSVLDRLNGRPYALMIAAGSDGSAAARQAERICTGWRLRQIAPTLIVNTRAQTPQEILAPKIVPQDRLEDCATLGGTLAALLL encoded by the coding sequence ATGGTCGATTCATCAAGGAAGAAAACCCTGCTGCTGGTATGGCATTCCCGTACCGGCGCGGCCAGGCAGATGGCTCAGGCGGCAAGCCGCGGAGCCCGATCCGTGGCCGACGAACTGCGGGCGGACGGCCCGCTCGATATCGTAATGAAAGAGGCTTGCGACACGCAGGCCGCCGACATGCTGGACGCCGACGGCTACCTGTTCTGCGCGCCCGAGAACCTGGCGGCGCTCAGCGGGGCCATGAAGGAGTTCTTCGACCGCAATTACTATTCCGTGCTCGACCGCCTGAATGGCCGGCCTTATGCGCTCATGATCGCGGCCGGCTCCGACGGCAGCGCCGCGGCCCGCCAGGCGGAAAGGATCTGCACGGGCTGGCGGCTTCGTCAGATTGCGCCCACGCTTATCGTGAACACCCGCGCACAGACGCCGCAGGAAATCCTGGCACCCAAGATCGTGCCCCAAGACCGGCTGGAGGATTGTGCAACATTGGGGGGCACGCTGGCCGCCCTGCTGCTATGA
- the pncB gene encoding nicotinate phosphoribosyltransferase, whose protein sequence is MIITSLLDTDLYKFSMMQVVLHHFPAAQVEYRYKCRTPNINLAAYLDEIRQEVHELCQLRFTDEELDYLRSLRFIKSDFVDFLGLFHMPEKCIKVSKGAAPGEIDITVKGPWLHTILFEIPVLAIVNEVYFRNVCKEPGWEEGRKRLQKKMLLVTDDPDLADFRVAEYGTRRRFSKVWHEEVLVTMKAQMGVHFAGTSNVKLAMKHGVTPLGTMGHEYLQACQALGPRLRDSQVYALEVWAKEYRGDLGIALSDVYGMDAFLRDFDMYFCKLFDGARHDSGDPFIWGERLLAHYAANRSDPRTKTLVFSDALTIPRAIELAKRFAGRCKVSFGIGTNLTNDLGHEPLQIVMKMVRCNGQPVAKVSDAPEKTMCDDPAYLAYLRQVFQLPPA, encoded by the coding sequence ATGATAATCACTTCGTTACTCGATACCGATCTGTACAAGTTCAGCATGATGCAGGTGGTGCTGCATCACTTTCCCGCAGCCCAGGTGGAATACCGCTATAAATGCCGTACGCCCAACATCAACCTGGCCGCCTATCTGGACGAGATCCGCCAGGAAGTCCACGAGCTGTGCCAACTGCGGTTTACCGACGAAGAGCTGGACTACCTGCGCAGCCTGCGCTTCATCAAAAGCGATTTCGTCGATTTCCTGGGCCTGTTCCACATGCCTGAAAAGTGCATCAAGGTGTCCAAGGGAGCGGCGCCGGGCGAGATCGACATCACCGTCAAGGGGCCATGGCTGCACACCATTCTGTTCGAGATACCGGTGCTGGCCATCGTCAACGAAGTGTATTTCCGCAATGTGTGCAAGGAGCCCGGCTGGGAAGAGGGCAGGAAGCGCCTGCAGAAGAAAATGCTGCTGGTCACCGACGATCCCGACCTGGCGGACTTCCGGGTTGCCGAGTACGGCACGCGCCGGCGTTTCTCCAAGGTCTGGCACGAAGAGGTGCTGGTCACCATGAAAGCCCAGATGGGCGTGCACTTTGCGGGCACCAGCAATGTCAAGCTGGCCATGAAGCACGGCGTGACGCCCTTGGGCACCATGGGACACGAATACCTGCAGGCCTGCCAGGCGCTGGGCCCGCGCCTGCGCGATTCGCAGGTCTATGCGCTAGAGGTCTGGGCCAAGGAGTATCGCGGCGACCTGGGCATCGCCCTGTCCGACGTCTACGGCATGGACGCCTTCCTGCGCGATTTCGACATGTACTTCTGCAAGCTGTTCGATGGCGCGCGCCACGACTCGGGCGATCCTTTCATATGGGGGGAGCGCCTGCTGGCCCATTATGCGGCCAACCGCAGCGACCCGCGCACCAAGACCCTGGTCTTTTCCGACGCGCTGACCATCCCGCGCGCGATCGAGCTGGCCAAGCGTTTTGCCGGACGCTGCAAGGTTTCCTTCGGCATAGGCACCAACCTGACCAATGACCTGGGCCACGAGCCCTTGCAGATCGTCATGAAGATGGTCCGCTGCAATGGGCAGCCGGTCGCCAAGGTATCCGATGCGCCCGAAAAGACCATGTGCGACGATCCGGCCTATCTGGCCTACCTGCGCCAGGTGTTCCAGCTGCCCCCGGCCTGA
- the trpB gene encoding tryptophan synthase subunit beta, which produces MKSYTLPDPDGHFGQYGGSFVAETLVHALDELRAAYDKYRDDADFLAEFAYELKHFVGRPSPVYHARRWSEKLGGAQIWFKREDLNHTGAHKVNNCIGQILLARRMGKPRIIAETGAGQHGVATATVAARYGLECVVYMGSEDVRRQASNVYRMKLLGATVVPVDSGSRTLKDALNEAMRDWVTNVENTFYIIGTVAGPHPYPMMVRDFQTVIGKECLEQMPADAGRQPDYIVASVGGGSNAMGIFHPYIDNESVQLIGVEAAGDGLETGRHAASLNAGIAGVLHGNRTYVMQDEHGQVQETHSISAGLDYPGVGPEHAWLKDSGRAHYAVIDDKEALAAFHDCCRTEGIMPALESSHAIAQAVKMAPTLPKDKIILVNLSGRGDKDMHTVADFSGISL; this is translated from the coding sequence TTGAAATCCTATACCCTGCCCGACCCCGATGGGCATTTCGGCCAGTATGGCGGTTCCTTCGTTGCCGAGACACTGGTCCATGCACTGGACGAGTTGCGGGCCGCTTACGATAAATACCGCGACGATGCCGATTTTCTTGCCGAGTTCGCCTACGAGCTCAAGCATTTCGTGGGACGGCCCAGCCCGGTCTACCACGCGCGGCGCTGGTCCGAAAAGCTGGGGGGCGCGCAAATCTGGTTCAAGCGCGAAGACCTGAACCACACCGGCGCGCATAAGGTCAACAACTGCATAGGCCAGATACTGCTGGCGCGCCGCATGGGCAAGCCGCGCATCATTGCCGAGACCGGGGCCGGGCAGCACGGCGTGGCCACGGCCACCGTCGCCGCGCGCTACGGCCTGGAATGCGTGGTCTACATGGGCAGCGAGGATGTCCGCCGCCAGGCCTCGAACGTCTATCGCATGAAATTGCTGGGCGCCACGGTGGTGCCGGTCGATTCGGGCTCGCGCACCCTCAAGGATGCGCTGAACGAGGCCATGCGCGACTGGGTCACCAATGTGGAGAACACCTTCTACATCATCGGCACCGTCGCCGGGCCGCATCCCTACCCCATGATGGTGCGCGACTTCCAGACTGTCATCGGCAAGGAATGCCTGGAACAGATGCCCGCCGACGCGGGCCGCCAGCCCGACTACATCGTGGCCTCGGTGGGCGGCGGGTCGAACGCCATGGGTATTTTCCACCCCTACATCGACAACGAAAGCGTGCAGTTGATCGGCGTGGAAGCCGCGGGCGATGGCCTGGAAACAGGCCGGCACGCGGCCTCGCTGAATGCCGGCATAGCCGGCGTCCTGCACGGCAACCGTACCTACGTCATGCAGGATGAACACGGCCAGGTCCAGGAAACCCATTCCATCTCCGCCGGGCTGGACTACCCCGGCGTGGGACCCGAGCATGCCTGGCTGAAGGACTCCGGCCGGGCGCATTACGCGGTCATCGACGACAAGGAAGCCCTGGCGGCCTTTCATGATTGCTGCCGCACCGAGGGCATCATGCCTGCGCTGGAATCCTCGCACGCCATCGCACAGGCGGTCAAAATGGCGCCCACGCTGCCCAAGGACAAGATCATTCTGGTGAATTTGTCGGGGCGCGGCGACAAGGACATGCATACGGTTGCCGATTTCAGCGGCATCAGCCTGTAA
- a CDS encoding ABC transporter ATP-binding protein — MSDYILETRHLFKEFRGFVAVSDVNLQVRRGSIHALIGPNGAGKTTCFNLLTKFLTPTSGSIHFSGHEITHEKPAQIARRGIIRSFQISAVFPQLTVLENVRIGLQRATGQSYHFWRSDTALAHLDQAAYGLLEQVDLAEFAGELTVNLPYGRKRALEIATTLAMEPELMLLDEPTQGMGHEDVSRVTALIKKVSAGRTILMVEHNMNVVSQIADTITVLARGAVLAEGDYQAVSRNAEVMQAYMGTTSGELEGAHA, encoded by the coding sequence ATGAGCGACTACATCCTGGAAACCAGACACCTCTTCAAAGAGTTCCGCGGGTTCGTGGCGGTGAGCGACGTGAACCTGCAGGTCCGGCGCGGCAGCATCCATGCGCTGATCGGGCCGAACGGGGCGGGCAAGACCACGTGCTTCAACCTGCTGACCAAGTTCCTGACGCCCACCTCGGGCTCGATCCACTTTTCGGGCCACGAGATCACGCACGAGAAGCCGGCGCAGATCGCGCGGCGCGGCATCATCCGCTCGTTCCAGATCTCGGCGGTGTTCCCGCAACTGACGGTGCTCGAGAACGTGCGCATCGGGCTGCAGCGGGCCACGGGCCAGTCCTACCACTTCTGGCGCAGCGACACGGCGCTGGCGCACCTGGACCAGGCGGCCTACGGGCTGCTCGAACAGGTGGACCTGGCCGAGTTCGCGGGCGAACTCACGGTGAACCTGCCCTACGGGCGCAAGCGGGCGCTGGAGATCGCCACGACGCTGGCCATGGAGCCCGAGCTGATGCTGCTCGATGAGCCCACGCAAGGCATGGGCCACGAGGACGTGAGCCGGGTCACGGCGCTGATCAAGAAGGTCAGCGCCGGGCGCACCATCCTGATGGTCGAGCACAACATGAACGTGGTCTCGCAGATTGCCGACACGATCACCGTGCTGGCCCGCGGCGCGGTTCTGGCCGAGGGCGACTACCAGGCCGTCTCACGCAACGCCGAGGTCATGCAGGCCTACATGGGCACGACCAGCGGCGAACTGGAAGGAGCCCACGCATGA
- a CDS encoding ABC transporter ATP-binding protein yields the protein MSATALELSDVHAWYGESHVLHGVNLNVAKGEVVTLLGRNGSGRTTTLRAILGLTGTRKGSIRIQGTESIGLPTYRIAHLGIGYCPEERGIFAGLSCEENLLLPPVVGETLGGGMSLAEIYDMFPNLHERRHSPGTRLSGGEQQMLAVARILRTGANLLLLDEISEGLAPVIVQALGRMITALKAKGYTIVMVEQNFHFAAPLADRFYVMEHGQIVEQFAAAELAAKQDTLNTLLGV from the coding sequence ATGAGCGCGACCGCATTGGAACTGAGCGATGTGCACGCCTGGTACGGCGAATCGCACGTCTTGCACGGGGTGAACCTGAATGTGGCCAAGGGCGAGGTGGTCACGCTGCTCGGGCGCAACGGCTCGGGGCGCACGACCACGCTGCGCGCGATCCTGGGGCTGACCGGCACGCGCAAGGGCTCGATCCGAATCCAGGGGACCGAGTCGATCGGGCTGCCCACGTACCGGATCGCGCACCTGGGAATCGGCTACTGCCCCGAGGAGCGGGGCATCTTTGCCGGGCTGTCCTGCGAAGAGAACCTGCTGCTGCCGCCGGTGGTGGGCGAGACGCTGGGCGGGGGGATGTCGCTGGCCGAGATCTACGACATGTTTCCGAACCTGCACGAGCGCCGGCACTCGCCGGGCACGCGCCTGTCGGGGGGCGAGCAGCAGATGCTGGCGGTGGCGCGCATCCTGCGCACCGGGGCGAACCTGCTGCTGCTCGATGAGATCTCCGAGGGGCTGGCCCCGGTGATCGTACAGGCGCTGGGCCGCATGATCACGGCGCTCAAGGCCAAGGGCTACACCATCGTGATGGTCGAGCAGAACTTTCACTTTGCCGCGCCGCTGGCCGATCGGTTCTACGTGATGGAGCATGGCCAGATCGTCGAGCAGTTCGCCGCGGCCGAGCTGGCCGCCAAGCAAGACACCCTGAACACGCTGCTGGGCGTGTAA
- a CDS encoding RidA family protein codes for MSEVERVNVEKRLSDMAIFNGVAYLAGQVPDDSKQDIQGQTAQVLATIDRLLATAGTDKSRILMAQIFVANMKEFDGMNKAWDAWVAPGNAPPRATVEARLANPDYKVEIVVTAALP; via the coding sequence ATGAGTGAAGTGGAACGGGTAAACGTGGAAAAGCGTTTGTCGGATATGGCTATTTTCAATGGCGTGGCGTATCTGGCGGGGCAGGTTCCCGACGACAGCAAGCAGGACATCCAGGGGCAGACCGCCCAAGTGCTGGCGACCATAGACCGCCTGCTTGCCACGGCCGGTACCGACAAGTCGCGCATTCTGATGGCCCAGATATTCGTTGCCAACATGAAGGAATTCGATGGCATGAACAAGGCCTGGGACGCCTGGGTCGCGCCGGGCAATGCGCCGCCCCGGGCCACAGTCGAAGCGCGGCTGGCCAACCCGGACTACAAGGTCGAGATCGTGGTGACCGCCGCGCTGCCTTAG
- the rsxB gene encoding electron transport complex subunit RsxB: protein MSSSSLVDRIDAVLPQTQCTKCGYEGCRPYAQAIAEDHEAINRCPPGGSQGIQALARLLDLPELPLDEDCGRHGPLMAAVVDEAHCIGCTLCIQACPVDAIVGANKLMHTVIADRCTGCDLCVAPCPVDCISMVPAQSDWTPERADAARGHHRRRQHRLDRLHSESSALAARTLANKAPIATQAGSDPALRQQAIAQALARARARRQQS, encoded by the coding sequence ATGTCTTCTTCATCGCTCGTCGACCGCATCGATGCGGTCCTGCCCCAGACCCAATGCACCAAATGCGGTTATGAAGGCTGCCGTCCCTATGCTCAGGCCATCGCCGAGGATCACGAGGCCATCAACCGCTGCCCGCCCGGCGGATCGCAAGGCATACAGGCACTGGCAAGGCTGCTGGATTTGCCCGAGCTGCCGCTGGACGAGGACTGCGGCCGCCACGGCCCCTTGATGGCGGCGGTGGTCGATGAAGCCCACTGCATAGGCTGTACGCTGTGCATACAGGCCTGTCCCGTCGACGCCATCGTGGGCGCGAACAAGCTCATGCATACTGTCATTGCCGACCGCTGCACCGGCTGCGATCTGTGCGTGGCGCCCTGCCCGGTCGACTGCATCAGCATGGTCCCGGCCCAGTCCGACTGGACACCGGAGCGCGCCGACGCGGCCCGCGGCCATCACCGCCGGCGCCAGCACCGGCTGGACCGCCTGCACAGCGAATCGTCGGCGCTCGCCGCCCGGACATTGGCCAACAAGGCGCCCATCGCCACGCAGGCCGGCAGCGATCCCGCCCTCCGCCAACAAGCCATTGCCCAGGCTCTCGCCCGCGCACGCGCGCGACGCCAGCAATCATGA
- the fdxA gene encoding ferredoxin FdxA codes for MTHVVTENCIKCKFTDCVDVCPVDCFREGANFLVIDPDECIDCAVCVPECPANAIFAEEDVPQDQVQFIALNAELSPEFGMINRSKKPLPDADDWNGLPDKLQHLER; via the coding sequence ATGACTCATGTGGTCACCGAAAACTGTATTAAATGCAAATTCACCGATTGTGTCGATGTCTGCCCGGTGGATTGCTTCCGCGAGGGAGCGAACTTCCTGGTCATCGATCCGGACGAATGCATTGATTGCGCGGTTTGCGTGCCCGAGTGCCCGGCCAATGCCATTTTCGCCGAGGAAGACGTTCCCCAGGACCAGGTCCAGTTCATCGCCCTGAATGCCGAACTCTCACCTGAATTCGGCATGATCAACCGATCCAAAAAACCGCTGCCCGACGCCGACGACTGGAACGGGCTGCCCGACAAGCTCCAGCATCTGGAACGCTGA
- a CDS encoding RelA/SpoT family protein, with protein sequence MPTTDQPDIHAPPFDEGWLARAGEGLDEAGRHLLTLAAQWVRGPLLGLEATTGEPLDGHSAAVACILAELGTDAETRASALLAVLPGEHPASGAGARQDPLRKAFGTEVVSLVQGTRALLRLGHLAGQASDSAATGTDQKEMQRKMLLAMAADLRIVVMRLASRLQSLRWYASSKNPCPAGFARETMELYTPLANRLGIWQIKWEMEDLAFRFLEPDTYKAIARRLEEKRVEREAFIVAVVGQLQDALRDARIPAEVTGRPKHIFSIWNKMRIKQLEFSQLFDLRALRVIVDDERACYAALALAHSLWTPVSDEFDDYISRPKPNGYRSLHTVVADGQGRTFEIQIRTRDMHQFAEYGMAAHWRYKEAGPRGGEVAAAGGYDQKIAWMRQLLAWDKDTGATAGKDGDGAPQDRAAGGGRAPAPAGESGERIYVMTPQARVIELPAGATPVDFAYYLHTDLGHRCRGARVDGQMVPLLTRLATGQTVEIIAAKSGGPSRDWLNPQLGFLASPRSRAKVRAWFNAIELQQRISQGQAMVEKELQRLGKTAINLEQMAQQLDFARADDLYVAVAKEEFSLRQIDYLLGAGKGRAAETPDKADAAPEARVYASGVGSVAKTGKSGVLVVGVDSLMTQLARCCRPAPPDDIMGFVTRGRGVSIHRRDCPSYAALAGRHPERLIDVDWGDTGDALYPIDISIHAQERPSLLRDLSEVFAKLRLNVISVNTHSRRSLAHMVFTIEVKSGEQIGRALAALNELAGVSASRH encoded by the coding sequence ATCCCTACGACAGATCAGCCGGATATCCATGCCCCGCCTTTCGATGAGGGCTGGCTGGCTCGCGCCGGCGAAGGCCTGGACGAGGCCGGCCGGCATCTGTTGACCCTGGCCGCCCAATGGGTGCGTGGGCCGCTGCTGGGGCTCGAGGCCACGACGGGCGAGCCGCTGGATGGGCATAGCGCGGCGGTGGCCTGCATACTGGCGGAACTGGGCACCGATGCCGAAACACGCGCCAGCGCCTTGCTGGCGGTCTTGCCGGGCGAGCATCCGGCAAGCGGCGCCGGAGCGCGGCAGGATCCGCTGCGCAAGGCATTCGGCACCGAGGTCGTATCGCTGGTGCAGGGTACGCGGGCGCTTCTGCGCCTGGGGCACCTGGCCGGCCAGGCCAGCGACAGCGCCGCCACGGGCACGGATCAGAAGGAAATGCAGCGCAAGATGCTGCTCGCCATGGCCGCCGACCTGCGCATCGTCGTCATGCGCCTGGCCTCGCGCCTGCAGTCGCTGCGCTGGTACGCCAGCTCAAAAAACCCTTGCCCCGCCGGCTTCGCACGGGAAACCATGGAGCTGTATACGCCGCTGGCCAACCGCCTGGGCATATGGCAGATCAAATGGGAGATGGAAGACCTGGCATTCCGGTTCCTGGAGCCCGATACCTACAAGGCCATCGCCCGCCGGCTCGAAGAGAAACGGGTCGAACGCGAAGCGTTCATCGTGGCCGTCGTCGGACAGTTGCAGGATGCGCTGCGCGACGCCCGCATACCCGCCGAGGTCACCGGCCGGCCCAAGCATATATTCAGCATCTGGAACAAGATGCGCATCAAGCAGCTGGAATTCAGCCAGTTGTTCGACCTGCGCGCCCTGCGCGTCATCGTGGACGACGAGCGCGCCTGCTATGCCGCCCTGGCCCTGGCGCATTCGCTGTGGACGCCCGTTTCGGACGAATTCGACGATTACATCTCGCGCCCCAAGCCCAATGGCTACCGGTCCTTGCATACCGTGGTGGCCGACGGCCAGGGCCGTACCTTCGAGATCCAGATACGCACACGGGACATGCATCAGTTCGCCGAATACGGCATGGCGGCGCATTGGCGCTACAAGGAAGCCGGACCCAGGGGCGGAGAGGTTGCGGCGGCGGGCGGCTATGACCAGAAAATAGCCTGGATGCGCCAACTGCTGGCCTGGGACAAGGACACAGGCGCGACCGCCGGCAAGGATGGTGACGGCGCTCCGCAAGACAGGGCCGCCGGCGGGGGCCGCGCGCCCGCACCCGCGGGCGAATCCGGCGAGCGCATCTACGTCATGACGCCGCAAGCCCGGGTCATCGAACTGCCGGCCGGCGCCACGCCCGTCGATTTCGCCTATTACCTGCACACCGACCTGGGCCATCGCTGCCGCGGGGCCCGCGTCGACGGGCAGATGGTTCCGCTGCTGACTCGCCTGGCCACCGGACAGACGGTCGAGATCATCGCCGCCAAATCCGGCGGGCCGTCGCGCGACTGGCTCAATCCCCAATTGGGCTTCCTGGCCAGCCCCCGGTCGCGCGCCAAGGTGCGCGCCTGGTTCAATGCCATCGAATTGCAGCAAAGGATTTCCCAGGGCCAGGCCATGGTCGAGAAAGAGCTGCAACGGCTGGGCAAGACCGCCATCAATCTGGAGCAGATGGCGCAGCAATTGGATTTCGCCCGCGCCGACGACCTGTACGTGGCGGTCGCCAAGGAAGAATTCAGCCTGCGCCAGATCGATTATCTGCTGGGCGCGGGCAAGGGCAGGGCCGCCGAGACGCCCGATAAGGCCGACGCGGCGCCCGAGGCCAGGGTGTATGCCAGCGGCGTGGGCAGCGTGGCCAAGACCGGCAAAAGCGGGGTGCTGGTGGTCGGCGTCGATTCGCTGATGACCCAGCTGGCGCGGTGCTGCCGCCCGGCGCCGCCCGACGACATCATGGGCTTCGTCACGCGGGGCCGGGGCGTCTCCATCCACCGCCGCGACTGTCCGTCGTATGCCGCGCTGGCGGGCCGCCATCCCGAGCGGCTCATCGATGTGGACTGGGGCGATACGGGCGATGCGCTCTATCCCATCGACATCAGCATCCACGCCCAGGAACGCCCCAGCCTGCTGCGCGACCTGTCGGAGGTCTTCGCCAAGCTGCGCCTGAATGTGATCAGCGTCAATACGCATAGCCGCCGTTCGCTGGCCCACATGGTCTTTACGATAGAGGTCAAGAGCGGCGAGCAGATAGGGCGCGCCCTGGCGGCCCTGAACGAGCTGGCCGGTGTAAGCGCGAGCCGGCACTGA
- a CDS encoding polyhydroxyalkanoate depolymerase encodes MLYDLHELQRSFLTPLAAFTDTGSQLFSHPYSPFAYTPVSRQIAATYELVHRLGKDYEKPQWMLAHTAIDGKQVAIEEQPVLKKPFCQLIHFQRLNQAKRDDPRVLLVAPLSGHHATLLRDTVRALLPSHEVYVTDWLDARMVPAGEGPFHLDDYVRYVQEFIRFLGPDVHVISVCQPTVPVLAAISLMAANGEPCLPRSMTMMGGPIDTRKSPTQVNRLATTKPYSWFESNLIHRVPVRYPGAGRLVYPGFLQHAGFMAMNPDRHLRSHYDFYMDLLKGDNDDAEAHRRFYDEYNAVLDMPAEFYLDTIKTVFQEHRLPRGTWKIDGQTVDPSAIRNVALLTIEGELDDISGQGQTQAAHDLCSGIAKNRKQHYMAPNCGHYGIFSGRRWRETICPKIAQFIRHAA; translated from the coding sequence ATGCTGTACGACCTGCACGAGCTTCAACGGTCTTTCCTGACGCCCCTGGCGGCGTTCACCGATACGGGCTCGCAGCTTTTTTCGCATCCTTACAGCCCTTTCGCCTACACGCCCGTTTCGCGGCAGATCGCCGCCACCTACGAACTGGTGCACCGCCTCGGCAAGGATTACGAAAAACCCCAATGGATGCTTGCGCACACCGCCATCGACGGCAAGCAGGTGGCCATTGAGGAACAGCCGGTGCTGAAGAAACCCTTCTGCCAACTGATCCATTTCCAGCGCCTGAACCAGGCAAAGCGGGATGATCCGCGCGTCCTGCTGGTTGCCCCTCTTTCGGGCCATCATGCCACCTTGCTGCGCGATACCGTCCGCGCCCTGCTGCCCAGCCACGAAGTCTACGTCACCGATTGGCTGGATGCCCGCATGGTGCCCGCCGGCGAAGGGCCCTTCCATCTGGATGACTACGTACGCTACGTCCAGGAGTTCATCCGCTTCCTGGGGCCCGACGTCCACGTCATTTCCGTCTGCCAGCCCACCGTGCCGGTGCTGGCGGCCATTTCGCTCATGGCCGCCAACGGCGAGCCCTGTCTGCCGCGCAGCATGACCATGATGGGCGGCCCCATCGACACGCGCAAATCGCCCACCCAGGTCAATCGCCTGGCAACGACCAAGCCCTACTCGTGGTTTGAATCGAACCTGATCCATCGGGTGCCCGTGCGCTACCCGGGCGCCGGCAGGCTGGTCTACCCCGGCTTCCTGCAGCATGCCGGTTTCATGGCCATGAATCCCGACCGCCACCTGCGTTCGCACTACGATTTCTACATGGACCTGCTCAAGGGCGACAACGACGACGCGGAAGCGCATCGGCGCTTCTATGACGAGTACAACGCCGTGCTGGACATGCCGGCGGAGTTCTACCTGGACACCATCAAGACGGTGTTCCAGGAACACCGCCTGCCGCGCGGCACCTGGAAAATCGACGGCCAGACAGTCGATCCGTCGGCCATCCGCAACGTTGCCCTGCTGACCATCGAAGGCGAGCTCGACGACATCTCGGGCCAGGGACAGACGCAAGCGGCGCACGATCTGTGTTCCGGCATCGCAAAGAACCGCAAGCAGCACTATATGGCGCCCAACTGCGGCCACTACGGCATATTCTCGGGCCGGCGCTGGCGCGAAACGATTTGTCCTAAAATAGCCCAGTTCATACGCCACGCCGCGTAA